The following proteins are co-located in the Haloplanus sp. HW8-1 genome:
- a CDS encoding alpha/beta hydrolase, producing the protein MSEPHGSQPLLTDGTPLDEAAAAAVLVHGRGATARSILRMGGEFDAEGVAYLAPQAARNTWYPNPFTAPVESNEPGRSSGLDAVAAAVERATDAGIPTDRTLLLGFSQGGCLASEFVARTPTRYGGLAALSGGLIGERIDPEAYDGDLDGTPVFLGCSDVDPHIPAERVRETATVFERLGADVTTRLYEGMGHTVNADEREHVSSMLAALVAAE; encoded by the coding sequence GTGAGCGAGCCACACGGGAGTCAACCCCTCCTGACGGACGGAACGCCGCTCGACGAGGCGGCCGCCGCCGCCGTCCTCGTCCACGGGCGAGGGGCGACGGCGCGGAGCATCCTCCGGATGGGCGGGGAGTTCGACGCCGAGGGCGTGGCCTATCTGGCGCCCCAAGCCGCCCGCAACACGTGGTATCCGAACCCCTTCACCGCGCCCGTCGAGTCGAACGAACCCGGGCGCTCGTCGGGGTTGGACGCCGTCGCGGCCGCCGTCGAGCGCGCGACCGACGCCGGGATCCCGACCGACCGGACCCTCCTGCTGGGCTTCTCGCAGGGGGGCTGCCTCGCGAGCGAGTTCGTCGCCCGCACCCCGACCCGGTACGGCGGCCTGGCGGCGCTGAGCGGCGGCCTGATCGGCGAGCGGATCGACCCCGAGGCGTACGACGGCGACCTGGACGGGACGCCGGTCTTCCTCGGCTGTAGCGACGTGGATCCCCACATCCCTGCCGAGCGGGTCCGCGAGACGGCGACGGTGTTCGAGCGGCTTGGCGCCGACGTGACGACGCGACTCTACGAGGGCATGGGACACACGGTCAACGCGGACGAACGCGAACACGTCTCGTCGATGCTGGCGGCGCTCGTGGCCGCGGAGTGA
- a CDS encoding matrixin family metalloprotease, whose protein sequence is MTARTLVIVCLLVLAGCTTPFEPSAATGTDTAGPTAGGGATPSATPTERVGTAAPSANPWGDEPIVVAVRDAGERDGGVESVVREATRFWEENDDAYLGFQVRYEVRSDARNPDLVVAVTDQLPECQGVSDAVGCAPRLTDARMVDRPETVWVKAGLSDRSTTLVTKHELGHTLGLDHGDAPRSVMQARSVIYTEPQPNATERAFPWADGDFTVRVDAENASNPDVVDRQVGHTLSYYEADAPGMPDDLSFSRTGASDAEIRVRFGEAENCRASSGSCVSTYGTDPDGDGAIETYTRVEITLVGLDADAVGWHVGYWLAHAFGAEADGEKPPPFRDAGYRERRSAWWE, encoded by the coding sequence ATGACGGCCCGGACGCTCGTGATCGTCTGTCTGTTGGTTCTCGCGGGCTGTACGACGCCGTTCGAGCCGTCGGCCGCGACGGGGACCGACACGGCTGGACCGACGGCGGGCGGGGGCGCGACGCCCTCGGCGACGCCGACGGAGCGGGTCGGGACCGCCGCACCGAGCGCGAACCCCTGGGGGGACGAGCCGATCGTGGTGGCGGTTCGCGACGCGGGCGAGCGTGACGGCGGCGTCGAGTCGGTCGTCCGCGAGGCGACGCGGTTCTGGGAGGAGAACGACGACGCGTACCTCGGGTTCCAGGTTCGATACGAGGTGCGATCGGACGCGCGGAATCCGGACCTCGTCGTCGCCGTCACCGACCAACTCCCGGAGTGTCAGGGGGTGTCCGACGCGGTGGGATGTGCGCCGCGTCTCACCGACGCCCGGATGGTCGACCGGCCGGAGACGGTGTGGGTGAAAGCCGGACTCTCGGATCGATCGACGACGCTCGTGACGAAACACGAACTCGGACACACGCTCGGCTTAGACCACGGTGACGCCCCGCGGTCGGTGATGCAGGCGCGGTCGGTTATCTACACCGAACCACAGCCGAACGCGACCGAGCGCGCCTTCCCGTGGGCCGACGGCGACTTTACCGTCCGGGTGGACGCCGAGAACGCCTCGAACCCGGACGTGGTCGACCGGCAGGTCGGCCACACGCTGTCGTACTACGAGGCCGACGCCCCCGGAATGCCGGACGACCTCTCGTTCTCCCGCACGGGGGCGTCCGACGCCGAGATCCGCGTTCGGTTCGGCGAGGCGGAGAACTGTCGAGCGTCGAGCGGGTCGTGTGTCAGCACCTACGGCACCGACCCCGACGGCGACGGCGCCATCGAGACGTACACGCGAGTCGAGATCACGCTGGTCGGACTCGACGCCGACGCGGTGGGGTGGCACGTGGGCTACTGGCTGGCACACGCCTTCGGCGCCGAGGCCGACGGGGAGAAACCGCCGCCGTTCCGCGACGCCGGCTACCGCGAGCGTCGGAGCGCGTGGTGGGAGTGA
- a CDS encoding halocyanin domain-containing protein, whose protein sequence is MSDPQSRTRRSVVLSTSALALGGLTALAGCSGGSGGSGDGGSGGDGSGGDGGSDGTTTEGGDTATEGDGGGAGLDDWFSNVDNYESVVDETGSDRVTVAVGAQGNGGAFAFDPPAVRVSTGTTVVWEWTGQGQQHNVAADGGGFESDLSAEEGFTFEHTFSSAGTVRYVCTPHRALGMKGAVIVE, encoded by the coding sequence ATGTCGGACCCCCAGTCGCGGACACGACGGTCGGTCGTACTGTCGACGAGCGCGCTCGCCCTCGGCGGACTCACCGCCCTGGCCGGGTGTAGCGGTGGTAGCGGTGGCAGTGGCGATGGCGGTAGCGGCGGCGACGGCAGCGGCGGCGACGGCGGTAGCGACGGGACCACGACCGAGGGCGGCGACACCGCGACCGAGGGCGACGGCGGCGGTGCCGGTCTCGACGACTGGTTCTCGAACGTCGACAACTACGAGTCGGTGGTCGACGAGACGGGGAGCGACCGCGTCACCGTCGCCGTCGGTGCGCAGGGCAACGGCGGCGCCTTCGCCTTCGACCCCCCGGCGGTCCGCGTCTCGACCGGCACGACGGTCGTCTGGGAGTGGACCGGCCAGGGCCAGCAACACAACGTCGCCGCCGACGGTGGCGGGTTCGAGAGCGACCTCTCCGCCGAGGAGGGGTTCACCTTCGAACACACGTTCTCGTCGGCGGGCACTGTCCGGTACGTCTGTACGCCACACCGGGCGCTGGGGATGAAAGGCGCCGTGATCGTCGAGTGA
- a CDS encoding right-handed parallel beta-helix repeat-containing protein — protein sequence MTGGTWTRPAAAAMTLLLVTGGLGTFVGPVAASSGGNPAPTADPGTLAVSVTDGNGVANATYRVDTAAGTINASYAGAKPDVNVSYTDSATAIQFALDNATAENDTVVVGGGTFNGSVDVDSTAGIVLDGGYSRLDGGGVSLGYPAVNVTVDGATVRNLTVVDSGGDGIGSLSAADVTLRNVEVIDSNNHGIDFANGTIRNTTVEGGSVGLYQGISNGSTVADVTIRQASSTGLEIDSANHTIRDVTVNNTTSGSGILEAGVNNTYENVTVTNSSTEGFEVGISESVSTNATLRNVTVEDNAANGIIANEGDGVLLSNVTAVDNGEHGVRLEISGTVRHLTATGNDWDGLKTTFGSDGATIVDVTAKRNGDGIEVSAANTTVRDAVVTNNSDYGVSATGYVNNTFDDVTITRNGHAGIRLGEGGSLVDSVVRNNAQDHDWQPGIGVRGKNATVRNVTVRNNANTGVGVEAANVVVRNLTQNGSSGTGTGLAVDASNVTVDDVSVRNNLHYGLHDQSGDNAFSNVTAADNGDSGIKVAKGTVLTDSRASNNGDGSESGVRVDERNITLRNVTATGSPEGFNVREPNATLTDVVARNNSQIGFRVKDRNATLTDVVARNNADGIRIVNDGFDATLRNATVANNSGDGVYLEDRSARGLLIANATVRDNGNAGINVSPQTGSRIVDTTLTANGGPELNVRPTTDTFEVSPAPLDASNVAVGATTFDAIKAKNVSFEGTVASPSPGDGRKRARTVGELSRLDAGAFADVTVDYTANDTLGLQESSLVLARYDSASGSYATAASTLDSAANTVTANLTTFGPVVVLGDPERGEGGTVVDGSSTGTLDVNGTEVINASIGYTAGQSGTATVSDLSSKPSAVPNATEADGVDVNRVASYVEITAPESTSDANATVDVVVDRESVVDPNETQVWRYVGGGNGYQPLATQVQSVTESRVRLTFETPGFSVFVIGDPATDSGGENGGDGGGSGVGSAILAGERSVTQRLYDGAARRVTVAFDRATSGTVSLEAVGGLPATAPEPNGRTVAAVDVSVPDEAADRPATVEVAVPRIAVEDAGVEPSALRVVRFDGGNDLHRLDTEVVATDDETVVVAAETPGFSTFAVIAPADRATRPTAGTETTPTPTRTPDGSPTATTGAITPTATGEPADGAAASPDPTEGSGNGFGALAALVALLAGGVAMRRR from the coding sequence ATGACCGGTGGGACGTGGACACGCCCGGCCGCGGCGGCGATGACCCTGTTGCTCGTCACGGGTGGCCTCGGGACGTTCGTCGGGCCCGTCGCCGCCAGTTCGGGCGGTAACCCGGCGCCGACGGCCGATCCGGGGACCCTCGCCGTCTCGGTAACCGACGGCAACGGGGTCGCGAACGCGACGTATCGGGTCGACACCGCCGCGGGGACGATCAACGCGTCCTACGCCGGGGCCAAGCCCGACGTCAACGTCTCCTATACCGACAGCGCGACGGCCATCCAGTTCGCGCTGGACAACGCGACGGCCGAGAACGACACCGTCGTCGTCGGTGGTGGGACGTTCAACGGGAGCGTCGACGTCGATTCGACGGCCGGAATCGTGCTCGACGGCGGGTACAGCCGACTCGACGGTGGCGGTGTTTCACTCGGATATCCCGCCGTCAACGTGACTGTCGACGGGGCGACGGTGCGGAACCTCACCGTCGTCGACTCCGGAGGCGACGGAATCGGCAGCCTGAGCGCCGCCGACGTGACGCTCCGGAACGTCGAAGTCATCGACAGCAACAACCACGGCATCGACTTCGCCAACGGGACCATCCGGAACACGACGGTCGAGGGCGGGAGCGTCGGCCTCTATCAGGGGATATCGAACGGCTCGACCGTCGCGGACGTGACGATCCGACAGGCTTCGTCCACCGGTCTCGAGATCGACAGCGCGAACCACACGATTCGGGACGTGACGGTGAACAACACCACCAGCGGTAGTGGAATCCTCGAAGCCGGCGTGAACAACACCTACGAGAACGTCACGGTCACGAACAGCAGCACCGAGGGGTTCGAGGTCGGGATCTCGGAGTCCGTCAGCACGAACGCGACACTCCGGAACGTGACCGTGGAGGACAACGCGGCGAACGGGATCATCGCCAACGAGGGCGACGGCGTCCTGCTGTCGAACGTCACCGCCGTCGACAACGGGGAACACGGCGTCCGTCTCGAAATATCGGGAACGGTCCGCCATCTCACCGCGACCGGCAACGACTGGGACGGACTCAAAACCACGTTCGGCAGCGACGGCGCGACCATCGTCGACGTCACCGCGAAGCGAAACGGCGACGGAATAGAGGTCAGCGCGGCCAACACGACAGTTCGAGACGCGGTCGTTACGAACAACAGCGACTACGGAGTGAGCGCGACGGGGTACGTGAACAACACGTTCGACGACGTGACGATCACTCGGAACGGTCATGCTGGAATCAGACTCGGCGAAGGGGGGTCGCTGGTCGACAGCGTCGTCCGGAACAACGCGCAGGACCACGACTGGCAGCCGGGAATAGGGGTGAGAGGGAAGAACGCAACTGTCCGGAACGTGACGGTCCGGAACAACGCGAATACGGGTGTCGGAGTCGAGGCGGCGAACGTCGTCGTCCGGAATCTGACCCAGAACGGGAGTAGCGGTACCGGTACCGGTTTGGCGGTCGACGCCAGCAACGTGACCGTCGACGACGTGAGCGTCCGGAACAACCTCCACTACGGCCTGCACGACCAGAGTGGGGACAACGCCTTCTCGAACGTCACCGCCGCCGACAACGGTGACTCGGGGATCAAGGTCGCGAAGGGGACAGTTCTGACGGACAGCCGTGCGTCGAACAACGGCGACGGCTCCGAGTCCGGCGTCAGGGTGGACGAACGGAACATCACGCTACGGAACGTGACGGCGACGGGGAGCCCCGAGGGATTCAACGTGCGAGAGCCGAACGCGACCCTCACCGACGTCGTCGCCCGGAACAACAGTCAGATCGGGTTCAGGGTCAAGGATCGAAACGCCACCCTGACCGACGTCGTCGCCCGGAACAACGCCGACGGGATCAGGATCGTCAACGACGGGTTCGACGCGACCCTACGGAACGCCACGGTCGCGAACAACTCGGGCGACGGCGTGTACCTCGAGGACCGAAGCGCCAGAGGACTCCTGATCGCCAATGCGACGGTACGGGACAACGGGAACGCCGGAATCAACGTCAGCCCCCAGACCGGGTCGCGGATCGTCGACACGACGCTGACGGCGAACGGCGGGCCGGAGCTGAACGTGCGGCCGACCACCGACACCTTCGAGGTGTCGCCGGCGCCGCTCGACGCCTCGAACGTCGCCGTGGGAGCGACGACGTTCGACGCCATCAAGGCGAAAAACGTCTCCTTCGAGGGGACGGTTGCGTCGCCGTCCCCGGGTGACGGGCGGAAGCGAGCGAGGACTGTCGGGGAACTGAGCAGGTTGGATGCCGGCGCGTTCGCCGACGTGACCGTCGACTACACCGCCAACGACACGCTCGGGCTGCAGGAATCGAGTCTCGTACTCGCCCGTTACGACTCGGCGTCCGGATCGTACGCGACGGCCGCGAGCACGCTCGATTCGGCGGCCAACACCGTCACGGCCAACCTCACGACCTTCGGACCGGTCGTCGTCCTCGGCGATCCCGAACGCGGCGAGGGCGGGACCGTCGTCGACGGCTCCTCGACCGGGACGCTGGACGTGAACGGCACGGAGGTCATCAACGCGAGCATCGGGTACACGGCAGGGCAGAGCGGCACGGCGACGGTCAGCGATCTGTCGTCGAAGCCGTCGGCCGTTCCGAACGCGACGGAGGCCGACGGCGTGGACGTGAACCGCGTGGCGTCGTACGTCGAGATCACGGCCCCGGAATCGACGAGCGACGCGAACGCGACGGTGGACGTCGTCGTCGACCGGGAGTCGGTCGTCGACCCGAACGAGACGCAGGTGTGGCGGTACGTGGGCGGCGGGAACGGCTACCAGCCGCTCGCGACGCAGGTGCAGAGCGTGACCGAAAGTCGCGTGCGGCTGACCTTCGAGACGCCCGGATTCTCCGTCTTCGTGATCGGCGATCCGGCCACCGACTCCGGCGGCGAGAACGGGGGCGACGGCGGCGGGAGCGGCGTCGGGAGCGCCATCCTCGCCGGCGAGCGCTCCGTGACCCAGCGGCTGTACGACGGGGCCGCACGGCGGGTCACCGTCGCGTTCGACCGGGCGACGAGCGGCACCGTCTCCCTGGAGGCGGTCGGCGGACTGCCGGCCACGGCCCCCGAGCCGAACGGCCGAACCGTCGCGGCCGTCGACGTGTCGGTGCCCGACGAGGCGGCGGATCGGCCGGCGACCGTCGAAGTCGCGGTGCCCCGGATCGCGGTCGAGGACGCGGGCGTCGAGCCGTCGGCGCTACGCGTCGTCCGGTTCGACGGCGGAAACGACCTCCACCGCCTCGACACCGAAGTCGTCGCGACCGACGACGAGACGGTCGTCGTCGCGGCCGAGACACCCGGCTTCTCCACCTTCGCGGTGATCGCGCCGGCGGATCGGGCGACCCGACCGACGGCGGGGACGGAAACGACGCCGACGCCGACCCGCACGCCCGACGGGTCGCCGACGGCGACGACCGGAGCGATCACGCCGACGGCGACGGGGGAACCGGCCGACGGGGCGGCTGCGAGCCCCGACCCGACCGAGGGGAGCGGGAACGGGTTCGGGGCGCTGGCGGCGCTCGTGGCTCTCCTGGCCGGTGGCGTGGCGATGCGCCGGCGCTGA
- a CDS encoding DUF4112 domain-containing protein, with protein MRPTAGGPTARATISTTRPAPRHRPAVGVEPLIGLLPVVGDAVGAVLAAYVLSVAVRTSVPRATLARAALVLWTDAPAPPVSPRQAPSPTIWAGDSPTPFEW; from the coding sequence TTGCGGCCGACCGCCGGCGGCCCAACGGCCCGAGCCACCATCTCGACGACTCGACCGGCTCCCCGGCACCGACCGGCGGTCGGCGTCGAACCGCTGATCGGCCTCCTACCCGTCGTCGGCGACGCGGTCGGCGCCGTCCTCGCGGCGTACGTCCTGTCCGTCGCCGTCCGGACCAGCGTGCCGCGGGCGACGCTGGCGCGGGCGGCGCTCGTCCTCTGGACCGACGCTCCGGCGCCGCCTGTCTCGCCGCGGCAGGCCCCGTCGCCGACGATATGGGCTGGTGACTCGCCGACGCCCTTCGAATGGTAA
- a CDS encoding Na+/H+ antiporter NhaC family protein: MTTRQVLVSLFAGVWIGALIVAGWNPIAATALTMDWLVEVVRSPFDTKFILLIMFMGAGAAFIYRSGGILALERWIGDRVDSARDSQILTWLIGVFIFFDSYTSTVVTGNATRELSQENKSSREMHAYVLDSTTSPVTTFGPVSNWIGFQVSMVIAGFEAVDVTLSELGTSAFGLFLQSIPWNIYCFMAFFMVGLIAITQRFYGPMLDAEWRARKTGRTIREDATPLSDVSQDVGEPSEKNPSLLNFFAPILVLLVVGLVSMWWLGGGYQPGVDVATAFQETDVALGLLYGAFAFMLTGFVGALGLRTMDLEAASDTIIDGFKTMNIAIAIIVLAWSIGLAADRVGTAQFIVDMMVGSGVPGSFLPLIIFVAAMFIAFTTGTSWGTMGILTPIAIPLGYELVGLSILPVLIGVLFGGAIWGDHSSPISDTTVMSSIFAGSDHIDHVNTQIPFAATAAGITVIVLLLYGFGLRTPFVALPLAFVLTAVAVVALNKLDARRKGLPEVMPAAAAIESGDVDVDAVEAGRTDGNDGSHDYLSLVPVLSVVVVVAYLALVFAFATLGG; this comes from the coding sequence ATGACGACCCGGCAGGTTCTGGTGTCGCTGTTCGCGGGCGTGTGGATCGGTGCACTGATCGTGGCGGGGTGGAACCCGATCGCGGCCACCGCGCTCACCATGGACTGGCTCGTGGAGGTCGTCCGATCGCCGTTCGACACGAAGTTTATCCTGCTGATCATGTTCATGGGGGCAGGGGCCGCGTTCATCTACCGTTCGGGCGGCATCCTGGCCCTGGAGCGGTGGATCGGTGATCGGGTGGACAGCGCACGGGACTCACAGATCCTCACCTGGCTCATCGGCGTGTTCATCTTCTTCGACTCCTACACCAGCACCGTCGTCACCGGGAACGCGACGCGGGAACTCTCCCAAGAGAACAAGTCCTCGCGGGAGATGCACGCATACGTCCTCGACTCGACGACCTCGCCGGTGACGACGTTCGGCCCCGTCTCGAACTGGATCGGGTTCCAGGTGTCGATGGTGATCGCCGGGTTCGAGGCCGTCGACGTCACCCTCTCCGAACTGGGCACGAGCGCCTTCGGCCTGTTCCTGCAGAGCATCCCGTGGAACATCTACTGCTTCATGGCCTTCTTCATGGTCGGACTCATCGCGATCACCCAGCGCTTCTACGGGCCGATGCTCGACGCGGAGTGGCGCGCCCGCAAGACGGGACGGACGATCCGCGAGGACGCGACCCCGCTCTCCGACGTCTCACAGGACGTGGGCGAACCCAGCGAGAAGAACCCCTCGCTGCTGAACTTCTTCGCCCCGATCCTGGTGTTGCTCGTCGTCGGCCTCGTCTCGATGTGGTGGCTCGGCGGCGGCTACCAGCCCGGCGTCGACGTCGCGACCGCCTTCCAGGAGACCGACGTGGCGCTCGGTCTGCTGTACGGCGCCTTCGCGTTCATGCTGACCGGGTTCGTCGGCGCCCTCGGCCTCCGGACCATGGACCTCGAAGCCGCGAGCGACACGATCATCGACGGCTTCAAGACCATGAACATCGCCATCGCGATCATCGTCCTCGCGTGGTCAATCGGCCTCGCCGCCGACCGCGTCGGGACGGCACAGTTCATCGTCGACATGATGGTCGGCAGCGGCGTCCCGGGGAGCTTCCTGCCGCTCATCATCTTCGTCGCCGCGATGTTCATCGCGTTCACGACGGGAACCTCCTGGGGGACGATGGGGATCCTGACGCCGATAGCGATCCCGCTGGGCTACGAACTGGTCGGCCTCTCGATCCTCCCGGTGCTGATCGGCGTCCTGTTCGGCGGCGCCATCTGGGGCGACCACAGCTCGCCCATCAGCGACACGACGGTGATGTCGTCGATCTTCGCCGGCTCCGACCACATCGACCACGTCAACACGCAGATCCCGTTCGCGGCGACCGCCGCGGGCATCACCGTGATCGTTCTCCTCCTGTACGGCTTCGGGCTCCGGACGCCCTTTGTCGCCCTCCCGCTCGCGTTCGTCCTGACCGCCGTCGCCGTCGTCGCGCTCAACAAACTCGACGCGCGGCGCAAGGGGCTCCCGGAGGTGATGCCCGCCGCCGCGGCCATCGAATCCGGCGACGTCGACGTCGATGCGGTCGAGGCGGGGCGGACCGACGGCAACGACGGTAGCCACGACTACCTCTCGCTGGTACCGGTGCTGTCGGTCGTCGTCGTCGTCGCGTACCTCGCGCTCGTGTTCGCGTTCGCCACGCTCGGCGGCTAG
- the msrA gene encoding peptide-methionine (S)-S-oxide reductase MsrA, whose translation MTDDRATATLAGGCFWCLEAPFQELAGVHGVTSGYCGGDTPDPTYEAVCSGSTGHAEAVQVEYDPAVVSYEELLEVFFALHDPTTEDRQGPDVGSQYRSAVFYHDDEQRAAVEATIDRLADAYDDPIVTEVEPLETFYPAEDEHQDYYANNPQRAYCQVQIRPKLKKVRERFGDRVASE comes from the coding sequence ATGACCGACGACCGCGCAACCGCGACGCTCGCGGGGGGCTGTTTCTGGTGTCTCGAAGCGCCGTTTCAGGAACTGGCCGGCGTCCACGGCGTCACCTCCGGATACTGTGGCGGCGACACGCCCGATCCCACGTACGAGGCGGTCTGTTCGGGGTCGACCGGCCACGCCGAGGCCGTCCAGGTCGAGTACGACCCCGCCGTCGTGAGCTACGAGGAGTTACTCGAAGTCTTCTTCGCGCTCCACGATCCGACGACTGAGGACCGACAGGGGCCGGACGTCGGCTCCCAGTACCGCTCGGCCGTCTTCTACCACGACGACGAGCAGCGTGCGGCCGTCGAGGCGACCATCGACCGCCTGGCCGACGCGTACGACGATCCGATCGTCACCGAGGTCGAACCGCTGGAGACGTTCTATCCCGCCGAGGACGAACACCAGGATTACTACGCGAACAACCCCCAGCGAGCGTACTGCCAGGTACAGATCCGGCCGAAACTCAAAAAAGTGCGGGAACGGTTCGGCGACCGCGTGGCGAGCGAGTAG
- a CDS encoding DUF1684 domain-containing protein has protein sequence MTDDYAERLRANRAEKDRAFAEDRASPLPPEERDDFDGLDYFEPDPTYRVEATVTVHEDPDSVEMETSDGRTVRYLRAVTFTVDLDGETHTLCGYRQEGGTGDELFVPFRDKTTGQQTYRGGRYMELSPDRELADGDRITLDFNLAYTPFCAFSDAFSCPLPPEENWLETTVPAGERAP, from the coding sequence ATGACCGACGACTACGCCGAGCGCCTGCGTGCGAACCGCGCCGAGAAGGATCGAGCCTTCGCGGAGGACCGGGCGTCGCCGCTCCCACCCGAGGAGCGCGACGACTTCGACGGCCTCGACTACTTCGAGCCTGATCCGACCTACCGCGTCGAGGCCACCGTGACCGTCCACGAGGACCCCGACTCGGTCGAGATGGAGACGAGCGACGGGCGCACCGTGCGCTACCTGCGGGCAGTCACGTTCACCGTCGACCTCGATGGCGAGACCCACACCCTGTGTGGCTACCGGCAGGAAGGGGGGACCGGTGACGAACTGTTCGTCCCCTTCCGCGACAAGACGACCGGCCAGCAGACGTACCGCGGCGGCCGCTACATGGAGCTGTCGCCGGATCGGGAACTCGCCGACGGCGATCGGATCACTCTCGATTTCAACCTGGCGTACACGCCGTTCTGTGCGTTCAGCGACGCGTTCTCCTGCCCGCTGCCGCCGGAGGAGAACTGGCTGGAGACGACGGTTCCCGCCGGCGAGCGGGCGCCGTAA
- a CDS encoding tRNA pseudouridine(54/55) synthase Pus10 — translation MSLLDDARRLAATGPVCDACLGRVFADRSFGLTNAERGRSLRVAVALDDDDDFEPVDTADCWVCEGRCDEFDDWAARAADAVADVEFDTYQVGTRTPPLIEENERLLRAEVGADPEAGEPFKMEFNREVGKRIGRRTEADVDFQRPHVQFVLDVADDRVETTINSAFVYGRYRKLERDVPQTEWPCRECDGSGRQGREPCDHCGGTGYLYDRSVEGLIAPVVEDVMDGVDALFHGAGREDVDARMLGTGRPFVVEVKEPRRRHVDVERLEADVNAFADGAVEVTGLRLATYEMVERVKGLDASKTYRATVEFDEAADGDALDAALEELDGATIEQYTPQRVDHRRANLTRTREVYDATGEIDDPRHATVEIHGAGGLYVKELISGDEGRTEPSLAGLLGVGARVTALDVLAVEGEDEAFADEDYLL, via the coding sequence ATGAGCCTCCTGGACGACGCGCGCCGACTCGCGGCGACCGGCCCGGTCTGTGACGCGTGCCTGGGACGCGTCTTCGCCGACCGGAGCTTCGGGTTGACCAACGCCGAACGCGGCCGGTCCCTGCGCGTCGCCGTCGCCCTCGACGACGACGACGACTTCGAGCCCGTCGACACCGCCGACTGCTGGGTGTGTGAGGGTCGGTGTGACGAGTTCGACGACTGGGCGGCCCGCGCCGCCGACGCCGTCGCGGACGTCGAGTTCGACACCTACCAGGTCGGCACCCGGACGCCGCCGCTGATCGAGGAGAACGAGCGTCTGCTGCGGGCGGAGGTCGGTGCCGATCCGGAGGCGGGCGAGCCGTTCAAGATGGAGTTCAACCGCGAGGTGGGCAAGCGAATCGGTCGTCGCACCGAGGCCGACGTCGACTTCCAGCGCCCGCACGTCCAGTTCGTCCTCGACGTGGCCGACGACCGAGTCGAGACGACGATCAACTCCGCGTTCGTCTACGGCCGATACCGCAAACTCGAACGCGACGTTCCACAGACGGAGTGGCCCTGCCGCGAGTGCGACGGTAGCGGCCGGCAGGGGCGCGAGCCCTGCGACCACTGTGGCGGGACCGGCTACCTCTACGATCGGAGCGTCGAGGGGCTGATCGCGCCCGTCGTCGAAGACGTGATGGACGGCGTCGACGCGCTGTTTCACGGCGCCGGCCGCGAGGACGTGGACGCCCGGATGCTCGGGACCGGGCGGCCGTTCGTCGTCGAGGTGAAAGAGCCGCGCCGTCGACACGTCGACGTCGAGCGCCTGGAGGCCGACGTCAACGCCTTCGCCGACGGCGCCGTCGAGGTGACCGGGCTCCGTCTCGCGACCTACGAGATGGTCGAGCGCGTGAAGGGACTCGACGCGAGCAAGACCTACCGCGCGACGGTCGAGTTCGACGAGGCAGCCGACGGCGACGCCCTCGACGCCGCGCTCGAAGAACTCGACGGGGCGACGATCGAGCAGTACACGCCCCAGCGGGTCGACCACCGGCGAGCGAACCTGACCCGCACCCGCGAGGTGTACGACGCCACGGGCGAGATCGACGATCCCCGGCACGCCACGGTCGAGATCCACGGCGCAGGGGGCCTCTACGTCAAGGAACTGATCTCCGGCGACGAGGGGCGGACCGAGCCAAGCCTGGCCGGCCTGCTCGGGGTCGGCGCCCGCGTTACCGCCCTCGACGTGCTAGCGGTCGAAGGCGAGGACGAGGCGTTCGCGGACGAGGACTACCTCCTGTAG